The Chlorocebus sabaeus isolate Y175 chromosome 1, mChlSab1.0.hap1, whole genome shotgun sequence genome includes a region encoding these proteins:
- the LOC103235806 gene encoding olfactory receptor 4A8-like, whose protein sequence is MRQNNNITEFVLLGFSQDPDVQNALFVMFLLTYIVTMVGNLLIVVTIIASPSLGSPMYFFLACLSFVDAVYSTTISPVLIVDLLCDIKTISFPACMGQLFIGHLCGGAEIFLLVVMAYDRCVAICKPLHYLTIMNRQVCILVLVLAVTGGFVRSVFQTVVVYTLPFCGPNVIDHFYCDVYPLLELACTDTYFIGLAVVFNGGAMCMVIFTLLLISYGVILNSLKTYSQEGRHKALSTCSSHITMVVLFFVPCIFIYVRPVSNFSIDKFMTIFFTVIAPILNPFIYTLKNSEMRNATEKLL, encoded by the exons ATGAGACAGAATAACAATATTACAGAATTTGTCCTCCTGGGCTTTTCTCAGGATCCTGATGTGCAAAATGCATTATTTGTCATGTTTTTACTCACATATATTGTGACCATGGTGGGGAACCTACTCATTGTGGTGACTATTATTGCCAGCCCTTCCTTGGGCTCCCCAATGTACTTCTTCCTTGCCTGCCTGTCATTTGTAGATGCTGTGTATTCCACTACCATTTCTCCCGTATTGATTGTAGACTTACTCTGTGATATAAAGACTATTTCCTTTCCAGCTTGCATGGGTCAGCTATTTATAGGCCACTTGTGTGGTGGTGCTGAGATCTTCCTTCTGGTGGTGATGGCCTATGATCGCTGTGTGGCCATCTGTAAGCCACTGCACTATTTGACCATCATGAATCGACAGGTTTGCATCCTTGTCTTGGTGTTGGCTGTGACTGGAGGTTTTGTGCGTTCTGTGTTTCAAACTGTTGTTGTGTACACTCTCCCCTTCTGTGGCCCCAATGTCATTGACCACTTTTACTGTGATGTGTACCCGTTATTGGAACTGGCGTGCACTGACACCTACTTTATAGGCCTCGCTGTTGTTTTCAATGGTGGAGCAATGTGTATGGTCATCTTCACCCTTCTACTAATCTCCTATGGGGTCATCCTAAACTCCCTTAAAACCTACAGTCAGGAAGGGAGGCATAAAGCCCTGTCTACCTGCAGCTCCCACATTACCATGGTTGTCCTGTTTTTTGTTCCCTGTATTTTCATATATGTGAGACCTGTTTCAAACTTTTCTATTGATAAATTCATGACTATATTTTTTACAGTTATTGCACCCATTTTGAACCCCTTTATATACACGTTGAAAAATTCAGAGATGAGAAATGCTACAGAAAAACTCTTGT GA